GACCTGCTGGAGTACTGCGTCGAGCACAATGTACATATCGACCTACTCTCCGACCAAACGAGCTGTCACGCTGTCTATGAGGGTGGTTACTGCCCTGTCTCGCTTACCTTTGAGGAGCGCACGGATCTGCTGGCACACGACAGAGAGCGTTTCTGCCAAGAGGTGGACAAGGGTCTACACCGTCACTACGAGGCTATCAAGGCTCTGGTGGCTCGTGGCTCTTACTTCTTTGACTATGGTAATGCCTTTATGAAGGCTTGCTTTGATGCTGGCATCCAGGAGATCTCTCGCAATGGCGTAGACGACAAGGATGGCTTCATCTGGCCAAGCTACGTAGAGGACATCATGGGTCCTGAGCTCTTTGACTACGGCTATGGTCCATTCCGCTGGGTATGCCTCAGCCACGACCATGAGGATCTGATCAAGACCGATCACGCCGCTATGGAGTGCATCGATCCGGATCGTCGTGAGCAGGATCGTGACAACTATATATGGATACGTGACGCTGAGAAGAATCAGCTCGTCGTCGGTACCGAGGCGCGTATCCTCTACCAGGATGCTGCGGGTCGTCTGAAGATCGCCCTCAAGTTCAACGATATGGTACGTCGTGGCGAGGTCGGCCCGATCATGATCGGTCGTGACCACCACGATGTGAGCGGTACGGATAGCCCCTTCCGTGAGACGTCCAACATACGTGACGGTAGTAACGTCATGGCCGATATGGCTGTCCAGTGCTTTGCGGGCAACTGTGCTCGTGGTATGAGCCTCGTCGCTCTGCACAACGGCGGTGGCGTCGGTATCGGCAAGGCGATCAACGGTGGCTTTGGTATGGTCCTCGATGGTAGCCGTCGTGTCGACGAGATCCTCCGTCAGGCTATGACGTGGGATGTCATGGGCGGTGTCGCTCGCCGTGCGTGGGCTCGCAATGAGAATGCGCTGTCTACCTCTCGCGAGTTCAACGAGGAGCACTCTGACCTCTACCACATCACCATCCCCTTCCTCGTGGATGACGCTCTCCTTGATGAGGTGCTGAAGTAAACCCTCATCGAGCACAACGAAAAGCCTCGCCTCTCTAAGAGCACAGCTTAGGGGGGCGAGGCTTTTTTCCGTACTTTTGCCAAGTACTCACGGACTAATGGAAGAAAGACACCACTATATAGGACTAACGGATGCGCAGGTTCTGGAGAGCCGCAAGAAGCATGGCGCAAATATCCTGACACCCCCTAAGAAAGCACCGCTATGGCGGCAGTTCTTGGAGAAATTTGCCGATCCGCTCATCATCATCTTGCTGATTGCAGGCGGACTATCTATCGGCATCTCCTGCTACGAGTACTTTAGGCTGGGAGAGGGTGCCGAGGTCTTCTTCGAGCCGGTGGGTATCTTCGTGGCGATCCTGCTCGCCACGGGGCTTGCCTTTTACTTTGAGCTACAGGCAGACAAGGAGTTCACCATCCTCAATCAGGTGCATGACGACGAGCTGGTGACCCTCATCCGCAATGGCAACGTGACGCAGGTGCCACGCCGGGAGGTGGTCGTGGGCGACATCGTACGCCTAGGCACTGGCGAGGAGGTGCCAGCCGACTGCCAGCTACTTGAGGCGACGATGCTACAAATGGACGAGTCTACCCTCACGGGAGAGCCATTCTGCAACAAAAGCGTTCATCCCGAGGAGTTTGACAAGAGTGCTACCTACCCGACCGATCAGGTGATGAAAGGGACCAAAGTGATGGAGGGGCACGGCATCTGCGAGGTCCTCGCCGTGGGCGACAAGACGGAGCAGGGCAAGGTGTTCGAAGCGGTTCAAATCGCGGATGACGTCAAGACCCCGCTGAGCGAGCAGCTCGACGGTCTGAGCAACTGGATCACTTGGGTGAGCTACGGCATCGCAGCCCTCATCGTCATAGGGCGTGTCATCGTTTACCTAGTCGCCAATGGCACCGACCTCTTCGGTTCTCTAGAGCAGGTGACACCTTTCTTTGCCTACATCTTGCAGACCTTGATGATTGCTGTGACGCTCATCGTCGTGGCAGTGCCAGAGGGCTTGCCGATGGCGGTGACGCTGAGTCTAGCCTACAGTATGCGTCGCATGCTACGGACCAACAACTTAGTGCGCAAGATGCACGCCTGCGAGACGATGGGCGCGACGACCGTCATCTGCACCGACAAGACGGGTACGCTGACGCAAAACCAGATGAGTGTCGACGAGATGAAGCTCTACGGCGACACCCCTCAGGATCTACTCCACGAGGGCATTGCGGTCAATTCAACCGCTTCGCTCGATCTCTCCGACCCCGCCAATCCACAGGTACTGGGCAATCCAACGGAAGGCGCTCTGCTCCTATGGCTTCACGGTCAGGGCGTAGACTACCGCTCTTTGCGAGAGGAGGCAGAGACGATGGCTGAGGTGCCCTTCTCCACTGAGCGCAAGTACATGGCGACACTCGTTGAGTCGCCTGCATCGCAAGGCCAGCAGGTACTCTATATTAAAGGAGCCCCCGAGATCGTCTTCGACCTATGCGCTGAGTCTGCTGTGAGCCGTGAGGAGCTGGAGCAGCAGTTGGCCGAGTATCAGCATCGTGCCATGCGTACGCTAGGCTTTGCCTACCAATTAGTTGAGGAGGGCGACTCGGTGATTGTATCTGGTCAATTGACCGCCAGCAAGCTCCGCTTCATCGGCGTAGTCGCCATTGCCGACCCCGTCCGCATGGAGGTGCCCGCTGCGGTGCAGGAGTGTGTCCATGCTGGAATCGATGTGAAGGTGGTCACGGGCGACACCTCCGGCACGGCACGCGAGATAGCTCGTCAGATCGGTCTGTGGGACGACAGCCGAGATGGAGCAAAGAGCATCATCACGGGGCCAGACTTCGCAGCGCTCTCTGACGAAGAGCTCCTAGCTCGTGTCAACGAACTGAAGATTATCTCTCGAGCGCGTCCGATGGACAAGAAGCGACTCGTCGAGGCGCTCCAAAACAATGGTCACGTGGTGGCTGTCACGGGCGATGGGACCAATGATGCGCCGGCTCTGCGTGCGGCACACGTGGGGCTCTCCATGGGCGATGGCACGAGCGTTGCCAAGGAGGCGTCTGACATTACGATCATCGACAACTCCTTTACCAGCATCGGCAAAGCCGTCATGTGGGGACGCTCACTTTATCAAAACATTCAGCGCTTCCTCCTCTTCCAGTTGACCGTCAATGTGACCGCCTGTCTACTGGTTCTCTGTGGAGCCTTTATGGGTACGGAGTCCCCGCTGACCGTCACGCAGATGCTTTGGATCAATCTGATCATGGACACCTTTGCCGCGATGGCGCTCGCCTCGCTACCACCCTCTGAGAGCGTGATGCGGGAGAAGCCACGAGACCGCAACGCTTTCATCCTCAACAGCCCGATGCTGCGTGAGATCATCGGTGTGGGGGGCTTCTTCTTTGCGATGCTACTAGTGCTGCTCTATATCTTCCAGCGCACCGATGTGACGCAGCTGACGGACCTGCTCACGATGCAGCTCGGCCCCAAGGGACATGTCTCAGCGTACGAGCAGACGCTCCTCTTTACCATCTTCGTGATGACGCACTTCTTCTACATCTTCAATGCGCGCGCCTTCGAGACGGGGCGCAGTGCGCTTCACTTCAAGGGGTGTCGCGGACTGCTCACCATCGTTGCGATCATCCTCATTGGTCAGATAGCGATGGTCGAGATGCCAGGGATACAGCAGTTCTTCAACGTGACAGGGCTCAAGCTTATCGACTGGGTCATCATCTTCGTCGGCTCCTCGCTCGTCCTCTGGGTACGTGAGCTGTGGCATCTCGTGACGAGTAGAGGTTAGAAGCTAGAGATTAGAAGTTAGAGATTAGGCCCTAGAGGCACTAGCACTCCGCACCTTCTTCTAACCTCTAGCTTCTAATCTCTAACCTCTAATTTCGTATCTTTGCTTTGATAAAAGGAGTAGCTATGAAAAGGAGTCCCCTCAATGACATCATAATCCGTGGTTGCCGCGTCAACAACCTCAAAGGTATAGACCTCGACATACCACGTGGGGAGCTGGTCGTCATCACAGGTGTGAGCGGATCGGGCAAGAGTTCGCTCGCCTTCGACACGCTCTACGCTGAGGGGCAGCGCCGCTATGTGGACAGTCTCTCGTCGTACGCACGGCAGTTTCTCATGCGTATGAAGAAGCCTGAGTGCGACCAGATCAAGAACCTCCCGCCTGCCGTCGCTATCGAGCAGCGGGTGATCAGTCGCAATCCACGCTCTACCGTAGGCACTTCGTCAGAGATCGACGACTACCTGCGTGTCTTGATGGCTCGTGTGGGCAAGCTCTACTCACCTATCAGTGGTGAGCTGGTCAAGCGTCACACCGTTGCCGATGTGGTCGAGGCGGCTCATCAGATTCCGACCGATAGCAAGCTTTACATCCTAGCAGATCTCTATCCGCCTGAGGGGCGACGTCTCATCGAGCATCTGATGCTCCTACAGGGACAGGGGTACAACCGTGTCCTCATTGACGATACCATCTATCGTATCGAGGATGTGAGCAATAAAGAGCTACGCGAGGCGAAGCAGGTGCAGTTGATCGTGGATCGTCTGACCGTCCGCACGGGTGACGATAGCTACGAGTCGCGCCTCGGGGACTCTATCGAGATAGCGCTCTACGAGGGTCGGGAGACCTGCGCCCTGCGCTGGCAAGATAGTGCGGGTGCGTGGAGTAGCGAGGGCCGACGCAACTTTAGCGCACGCTTTGAG
The sequence above is a segment of the Porphyromonas vaginalis genome. Coding sequences within it:
- a CDS encoding calcium-translocating P-type ATPase, PMCA-type, which produces MEERHHYIGLTDAQVLESRKKHGANILTPPKKAPLWRQFLEKFADPLIIILLIAGGLSIGISCYEYFRLGEGAEVFFEPVGIFVAILLATGLAFYFELQADKEFTILNQVHDDELVTLIRNGNVTQVPRREVVVGDIVRLGTGEEVPADCQLLEATMLQMDESTLTGEPFCNKSVHPEEFDKSATYPTDQVMKGTKVMEGHGICEVLAVGDKTEQGKVFEAVQIADDVKTPLSEQLDGLSNWITWVSYGIAALIVIGRVIVYLVANGTDLFGSLEQVTPFFAYILQTLMIAVTLIVVAVPEGLPMAVTLSLAYSMRRMLRTNNLVRKMHACETMGATTVICTDKTGTLTQNQMSVDEMKLYGDTPQDLLHEGIAVNSTASLDLSDPANPQVLGNPTEGALLLWLHGQGVDYRSLREEAETMAEVPFSTERKYMATLVESPASQGQQVLYIKGAPEIVFDLCAESAVSREELEQQLAEYQHRAMRTLGFAYQLVEEGDSVIVSGQLTASKLRFIGVVAIADPVRMEVPAAVQECVHAGIDVKVVTGDTSGTAREIARQIGLWDDSRDGAKSIITGPDFAALSDEELLARVNELKIISRARPMDKKRLVEALQNNGHVVAVTGDGTNDAPALRAAHVGLSMGDGTSVAKEASDITIIDNSFTSIGKAVMWGRSLYQNIQRFLLFQLTVNVTACLLVLCGAFMGTESPLTVTQMLWINLIMDTFAAMALASLPPSESVMREKPRDRNAFILNSPMLREIIGVGGFFFAMLLVLLYIFQRTDVTQLTDLLTMQLGPKGHVSAYEQTLLFTIFVMTHFFYIFNARAFETGRSALHFKGCRGLLTIVAIILIGQIAMVEMPGIQQFFNVTGLKLIDWVIIFVGSSLVLWVRELWHLVTSRG
- a CDS encoding urocanate hydratase, translated to MKRTCKFTLDATLPKYPTFEEGIRRAPDRGYSLTPAQTRVALQNALRYVPKELHAELAPEFLKELKERGKIYAYRYRPEGDLKAGPIDSYKGKCIEGKAFQVMIHNNLSHAVALYPYELVTYGETGQVCQNWLQYRLIIKYLEELTQDQTLVIESGHPLGLFASHPSAPRVIITNSMMVGLYDNIKDWEIAAQMGVANYGQMTAGGWMYIGPQGIVHGTFNTLLNAGRQQLHIPSGGNLAGKLFISSGLGGMSGAQPKAADIAGATSITAEVDMSRIMTRYNQGWVKHIAETIPEALKLAEQGMKAGEPCSIAYHGNVVDLLEYCVEHNVHIDLLSDQTSCHAVYEGGYCPVSLTFEERTDLLAHDRERFCQEVDKGLHRHYEAIKALVARGSYFFDYGNAFMKACFDAGIQEISRNGVDDKDGFIWPSYVEDIMGPELFDYGYGPFRWVCLSHDHEDLIKTDHAAMECIDPDRREQDRDNYIWIRDAEKNQLVVGTEARILYQDAAGRLKIALKFNDMVRRGEVGPIMIGRDHHDVSGTDSPFRETSNIRDGSNVMADMAVQCFAGNCARGMSLVALHNGGGVGIGKAINGGFGMVLDGSRRVDEILRQAMTWDVMGGVARRAWARNENALSTSREFNEEHSDLYHITIPFLVDDALLDEVLK